One Microplitis mediator isolate UGA2020A chromosome 3, iyMicMedi2.1, whole genome shotgun sequence DNA segment encodes these proteins:
- the LOC130665937 gene encoding uncharacterized protein LOC130665937 — MGNMITSCYIPDEWISSHSHFLIFEEVDREVGMCLLNDDTAIKCEWLWDHIFTIDGEMPTRLTWTDDHWWFKLTHDSADEPSAENYTLVEERAVDFFKNQAMLGSPTVAPPPSLVNTLMESTGWFNVDDDQSMDTAIDDVLNDQLDIDELLGVAEQQQQQQQQQDREQQCRRRPAAPLIHGGKPLWYTRKPPSPEISDSDSTSTYDVEVELMRGLDHIREQQSMEIERLQQVQQQQQLQMEQWQLQMGQQQLQIQQQQSDLQRHQEREQWLEGEVKRLRALQDLDASVFVEQSQEIDYWQLQYHQLQRNCQVLLNQLNMEAADFNGLNMDGEF, encoded by the exons aTGGGTAATATGATCACCTCATGCTACATCCCTGATGAGTGGATCAGCAGCCACTCACACTTCCTTATTTTTGAGGAAGTAGATCGCGAGGTCGGGATGTGCTTGCTGAATGATGATACGGCTATAAAATGCGAATGGTTATGGGACCATATCTTCACCATTGACGGTGAAATGCCAACCCGGTTAACTTGGACTGATGATCATTGGTGGTTCAAGTTAACCCATGATTCAGCAGATGAACCATCAGCTGAGAATTATACACTGGTTGAGGAGCGCgctgttgatttttttaaaaatcaagcgATGTTGGGTTCACCAACAGTCGCACCACCTCCATCGCTGGTCAACACACTGATGGAGTCAACCGGATGGTTCAATGTTGATGATGATCAATCAATGGATACAGCAATCGATGATGTGCTGAATGATCAGCTCGACATCGACGAACTGCTGGGAGTAGCcgagcagcagcagcagcagcagcagcagcaggaTCGAGAGCAGCAGTGCAGACGACGGCCAGCAGCTCCATTGATTCATGGGGGTAAGCCCCTTTGGTATACCCGTAAACCACCATCACCAGAGATCAGCGACTCTGACTCAACATCAACTTATGatg ttgaaGTTGAATTGATGCGTGGATTGGACCACATACGTGAGCAGCAGTCGATGGAGATTGAGAGACTCCAACAAgttcagcagcagcagcagcttcAGATGGAGCAGTGGCAGCTTCAGATGGGGCAGCAGCAGCTTCAGATACAGCAGCAGCAATCGGACCTGCAGCGGCATCAGGAACGTGAACAGTGGCTCGAAGGGGAAGTAAAACGTTTACGAGCGCTGCAGGACCTCGATGCTTCAGTATTCGTAGAGCAAAGCCAGGAAATCGATTACTGGCAGCTCCAATACCACCAACTGCAACGAAATTGTCAGGTGCTGCTGAACCAGTTAAATATGGAAGCTGCTGACTTCAATGGACTAAACATGGACGGTGAATTTTAA
- the LOC130665936 gene encoding uncharacterized protein LOC130665936: MAAEAQVALQMQRIDAMRNMSTRLTDAIFATQGAPAIDAELTILESSRTLVKKGCLHDRLEMLTQSLSIDLLLATALVKLNLLTGSTCTARVLIDQGSELSFVTHSLIKKLDIPLNKAAIPLRGIGNVSAGNSLGSCQVSLHSLHSSASITIQAHVLALLTVNLPSFTLTNKKWPHIKGLQLADPDFLTSRPIDIILGAAPAAHIINAKIRKGNDNDPIAQSTTLGWIIYGSVDTATSKLTAYGHHVTVDDQLQDLLSKFWYQEEPQTEFAIHYNEDEEKCEQHFVNTHYRQTDGRYVVRLPLKSSPSQLGDSLRAAQYALLRLRKRLDKDPIYKKLYYDFLKEYEDLGHMRRVKLKDLPPNSYMLPHHGVLKEQSTTTKLRVVFNGSWKTTSGVSINEILHVGPKIQVDISDVLIRIRCHRYLFATDVTKMFRQIAVDKEDHHLQCILWFDEEDLPTVFALATVTYGTTSAPYLAGRALLQLAEDEGNKFPKAVEPLTNTRYVDDIYGGADELAEAIQVALDTKNMCAAGCFPLAKWASNSTELLSEVAPVETQEDTPRELGDTTVKVLGLTWNSTQDKFQFGYSLPEASPTTKRTILSEIARLFDPLGFLAPIIVRAKMFMQKLWLQNFDWDATLSPLLLQEWNLFRDELHQISKIQIPRWNHVRTGVSIELHGFSDASQLAMAAVVYLKVTDATGSSNISLVCAKTQVAPLKPISIPRMELNAAVLLAQLVLYVKTVLKLENVPIFMWTDSAVSLTWIRNNPARWKVYIRNRVTKIQESLPSVNWDFVPGKLNPADCASRGLTAAKLEQHSLWWTGPKWLSQSKENWPSFDIPTQTVSHLEERPGLVFTIYKADSHPLHTLLDKFSKLSPLLRTLGICLRAIAKFKKVPQSTLATPLSTVDLELAKTLLIKYTQSQYYSQELKLLKDGDSLHRNHRLAKLIPYVDYNGVLRVGGRLKNSLLDDDQKNPAILPRSSRLSTLLIEHSHQKTFHGGTQLTLADLRRSVWIEGGRVPVRSHILRCVVCTRHRGVRAQQLMGQLPSARVRPSKAFLHTGIDYAGPVTLKTFQGRGAKTYKGWIAVFVCLATSAIHIEIVTDYSTDAFVAAFRRFTSRRGACSTLYSDCGTNFVGADATLKREFAVGSKQLRELQYLLATDDTDWKFNPPSAPHFGGKWEAAVKSIKFHLIRTIGESLLTYDQLATVLTQIEAVLNSRPIAPLSEDPADLTALTPGHFLIGEPLIAVPGPSLLENNTATLSRWQQLQQMFQTFWTRWSSEYLQRHQSISKWHHPSNIIKVGSLVLLTDERFPPSKWPLARVLALHPGRDGLTRVVTLKTATSELVRPIAKLCVLPVHSPEDNPVDTVASAGENVQSRPNSLPPENAEPHQ, encoded by the exons ATGGCCGCCGAAGCCCAAGTCGCTTTACAAATGCAACGCATCGACGCGATGCGCAATATGTCTACCCGCTTGACCGACGCCATTTTCGCTACCCAAGGTGCACCCGCTATTGATGCTGAACTTACTATTCTAGAAAGTTCACGGACTCTTGTCAAAAAAGGATGCCTCCACGACCGCTTGGAAATG TTAACACAATCGCTATCAATTGATCTCTTACTCGCTACCGCGCTTGTCAAGTTGAATTTGCTAACAGGAAGTACATGTACTGCCCGTGTACTTATTGATCAAGGATCGGAGTTATCCTTTGTGACGCATTCGCTAATTAAGAAGTTGGATATACCGCTAAACAAGGCAGCTATACCATTACGAGGGATTGGTAATGTGTCAGCTGGAAATTCACTTGGATCATGCCAGGTGTCGCTGCATTCGCTACATAGTTCCGCTTCTATTACTATCCAAGCTCATGTGCTTGCTCTATTGACGGTGAACTTGCCGTCATTCACGCTAACCAACAAGAAATGGCCGCATATAAAAGGTCTGCAACTCGCTGATCCAGACTTCTTAACATCTCGACCTATTGACATCATTCTGGGTGCAGCACCAGCTGCACACATAATCAACGCTAAAATAAGGAAGGGTAATGACAATGACCCAATCGCTCAGTCAACGACGCTTGGCTGGATCATCTATGGATCTGTGGACACCGCTACATCAAAATTAACAGCTTATGGTCATCATGTTACTGTTGATGATCAACTACAAGACTTGCTGAGCAAGTTTTGGTATCAAGAAGAACCACAGACAGAATTCgctatacactacaatgaagATGAAGAAAAGTGTGAACAACACTTTGTCAATACACACTACAGACAGACTGATGGTCGATATGTCGTTCGCTTGCCGCTTAAATCTTCTCCAAGTCAACTGGGTGACTCGCTACGAGCTGCGCAATACGCTTTACTTCGTCTTCGCAAACGTCTGGACAAAGATCCAATCTACAAGAAGCTATACTACGACTTCCTGAAAGAATATGAAGACTTGGGACACATGAGACGCGTAAAATTAAAGGATTTACCACCAAATAGCTACATGTTACCTCATCATGGGGTACTCAAAGAACAGAGCACTACCACCAAGCTCAGGGTGGTATTCAATGGGTCATGGAAAACGACATCAGGCGTATCCATCAACGAGATACTCCATGTGGGCCCCAAGATTCAAGTTGACATCAGTGATGTACTGATTCGAATTCGCTGTCACCGCTATCTATTCGCTACTGACGTAACTAAGATGTTTCGTCAGATCGCAGTTGACAAGGAAGATCATCATCTACAGTGCATACTCTGGTTTGACGAAGAGGACCTACCAACAGTATTTGCACTCGCTACGGTTACGTATGGAACAACATCAGCTCCATATCTCGCTGGAAGAGCACTTTTACAACTCGCTGAAGatgaaggaaataaatttccaaaagcTGTTGAACCGCTGACAAACACCCGCTACGTTGATGACATCTATGGAGGCGCAGATGAACTCGCTGAGGCAATTCAAGTTGCTCTCGACACAAAAAATATGTGTGCCGCAGGATGCTTCCCGCTTGCAAAATGGGCAAGTAATTCAACAGAATTACTGTCTGAAGTCGCTCCAGTTGAAACCCAAGAAGATACACCACGAGAACTTGGGGATACTACAGTAAAAGTGCTCGGGTTAACCTGGAATTCTACTCAAGATAAATTCCAGTTTGGCTATTCGCTACCAGAAGCATCTCCAACTACTAAACGCACAATTTTATCTGAAATTGCTCGCTTGTTCGACCCGCTTGGGTTTTTGGCACCTATCATCGTAAGAGCCAAGATGTTCATGCAGAAGCTATGGCTGCAGAACTTCGATTGGGATGCTACGCTATCACCGTTGCTTCTTCAAGAATGGAATTTGTTTCGAGATGAACTACATCAGATCTCGAAGATTCAGATACCTCGCTGGAATCATGTAAGAACTGGTGTATCGATTGAATTACATGGATTCTCTGACGCTTCGCAACTCGCTATGGCTGCTGTCGTCTACTTAAAGGTTACTGACGCTACTGGAAGCTCCAATATTTCGCTAGTGTGTGCCAAAACACAAGTTGCACCACTGAAACCAATATCTATACCAAGAATGGAGCTCAATGCCGCTGTATTACTCGCTCAACTGGTACTCTACGTAAAGACAGTCTTGAAACTTGAAAATGTACCAATCTTCATGTGGACAGACTCCGCTGTATCCTTAACGTGGATACGAAACAACCCCGCTAGATGGAAGGTCTACATTCGCAACAGAGTTACCAAGATTCAGGAATCGCTACCAAGTGTCAACTGGGATTTTGTTCCTGGGAAACTTAACCCAGCTGACTGCGCTTCAAGAGGTTTAACAGCAGCTAAATTGGAACAGCATTCGCTATGGTGGACGGGACCTAAGTGGCTCAGTCAATCAAAAGAAAACTGGCCATCTTTTGACATCCCTACTCAGACGGTATCACATCTTGAAGAACGTCCAGGTCTGGTTTTTACCATCTACAAGGCAGATTCACACCCGCTACATACGCTATTGGATAAATTCTCTAAGTTGTCACCACTACTTCGCACGCTTGGAATCTGCCTTCGTGCCAtcgctaaatttaaaaaagtgccACAGTCCACACTGGCCACACCACTCTCTACAGTTGACCTGGAACTCGCTAAGACTTTGCTGATCAAGTATACTCAAAGTCAGTACTATTCGCAAGAGCTGAAACTACTGAAAGATGGTGATTCTCTACATCGAAATCATCGTCTCGCTAAATTGATTCCCTACGTCGACTACAATGGAGTACTCAGAGTCGGCGGTCGCTTGAAGAATTCGCTACTGGATgatgatcaaaaaaatccagctATTTTACCACGATCATCACGTCTAAGTACGCTACTGATAGAGCATTCGCATCAAAAGACATTCCATGGGGGAACTCAATTGACACTCGCTGATCTAAGGAGATCTGTCTGGATAGAAGGTGGCCGTGTTCCAGTCAGGTCTCATATTCTTCGCTGCGTCGTGTGCACGAGACATAGAGGTGTTCGTGCACAACAACTTATGGGACAATTGCCATCCGCTCGTGTAAGACCATCTAAAGCATTCTTGCACACTGGAATAGACTACGCTGGGCCAGTAACACTGAAGACATTTCAAGGTCGAGGTGCGAAAACCTATAAGGGTTGGATCGCTGTTTTTGTATGTCTCGCTACGTCCGCTATACATATCGAAATTGTCACCGACTATTCTACTGACGCTTTCGTCGCAGCATTCAGAAGATTTACTAGTAGGAGAGGCGCCTGCAGTACCCTATACTCGGACTGTGGTACAAATTTTGTAGGAGCAGACGCCACGCTAAAGAGAGAATTCGCAGTAGGATCAAAACAGCTACGGGAACTTCAGTATCTACTCGCTACAGATGACACAGACTGGAAGTTCAACCCGCCAAGTGCTCCCCACTTTGGTGGCAAGTGGGAAGCAGCCGTCAAGTCAATCAAGTTCCATCTTATTCGAACTATTGGTGAATCGCTATTGACTTACGACCAACTCGCTACAGTTTTAACACAGATTGAGGCTGTGTTAAATTCAAGACCGATCGCTCCGCTATCCGAAGATCCTGCAGACTTAACCGCTTTGACTCCTGGACACTTTCTCATCGGTGAACCTCTAATCGCTGTGCCAGGACCTTCGCTGCTGGAAAACAATACCGCTACGTTGTCACGCTGGCAACAATTACAACAAATGTTCCAGACATTCTGGACTAGATGGTCGTCCGAGTATTTACAACGACATCAATCAATATCGAAGTGGCATCATCCATCAAATATTATCAAAGTGGGCTCATTAGTCCTGCTGACTGATGAGAGGTTCCCACCATCAAAATGGCCACTCGCTAGAGTACTCGCTCTACATCCAGGACGAGATGGGTTGACTCGAGTCGTCACCCTGAAGACCGCTACCTCTGAACTTGTTAGACCAATCGCTAAACTGTGCGTGCTGCCAGTTCACTCTCCAGAGGACAATCCTGTCGACACCGTCGCCAGCGCTGGGGAGAATGTTCAGTCAAGACCCAATTCGCTACCACCTGAGAACGCCGAGCCTCACCAATAG